Part of the Corynebacterium efficiens YS-314 genome is shown below.
GGACAGGGGCCCGACCCTCCCGCAAGTTAAGCATCCGGGCACTGAGCGTGGGAAAGTTCGAGTTCATAAACCTGCTCAAGGGGTTGCGGATACGCAATTTAGTGCTTACGCACGCAATGCTTCGGGTTTTGCCCATATCGGCGTTGCGGCTGCTCAAAGGGTATGAACAATGAATAATTTATTAATAAATGTTATAAGTATCACACGTGTGCCTAGAAATGGTGTCCTGTCCACAGGTACTACGAAGGTATGGAATATGTTGCATCACCACATCTTCGCTCGGTTCCCGCCTCTGATGCGCCTAGCGCAGGGGCCTTACCTGGCGGGTGGACCGCCGAAACGCTGGACATCATGATCCGGCCACAGGGTTCGTCCACACGCCTGCTCGATCTCAGCGATGATAGTCGCGGTTGGAATCAACTGGCCTCGGATGATGCGCG
Proteins encoded:
- a CDS encoding helix-turn-helix transcriptional regulator codes for the protein MMLKLQDFARTIEELINSGEVASSAALARRIHRDKSTITRIIRGQLIPTATIIAEIEQACGRTLWPDHDVQRFGGPPAR